The following coding sequences lie in one Candidatus Binatia bacterium genomic window:
- a CDS encoding S9 family peptidase, translating into MPRAVLPYGSWRSPITAALLVGESVGLGAIAVSGDDLYWAESRPAEAGRTAIVQRSAAGTVADVLPQPWSARSRVHEYGGGAWTVERDTVYFVDDRDQSVFACLVGTTPRRLTEPSARRYADLVVDRPRARLIAVCEEHHDDGREPTNTLVAVPLDGSSRVETLVAGHDFYASPRLSPDGTRLAWLAWRHPHMPWDETELWLGRVAEDGRIVDARCIAGGRGESIFQPEWSPDGMLYFVADRTGWWNLYRWSGEEAQPLCPMRAEFGLPQWNFGMTTYGFASASSIVCTYAERGEWRLARLAIESGRLERFDVPFVAFSGLRVTPRKAYFVAGSPAAPSALIELDLESGAHRAVRGSSTLAVDPADVSIAQSIEFPSANGRTAYAFYYPPANGAYAGPERERPPLRVRSHGGPTAATDGALKLPIQYWTSRGFAVLDVNYSGSTGYGREYRDRLRGAWGVVDVEDCVAGARYVCEQGLADPARATISGGSAGGYTTLCALVFHDFFRAGASHYGIGDLTALAADTHKFESRYTDSLVAPYPEGAEIYRARSPLFHAERLSCPVIFFQGLEDRVVPPAQAEAMVAALRAKRLPVAYVAFPGEQHGFRRAENIRRALEAELYFFSRVLRFALAEPIEPVAIENL; encoded by the coding sequence ATGCCGCGCGCGGTGCTGCCGTACGGATCCTGGCGCTCGCCGATCACGGCGGCGCTGCTGGTCGGCGAGTCGGTCGGGCTCGGCGCGATCGCGGTCTCGGGCGACGACCTGTACTGGGCCGAGTCGCGACCCGCCGAGGCCGGTCGGACGGCGATCGTGCAGCGCAGCGCCGCCGGCACCGTCGCGGACGTCCTGCCGCAGCCGTGGAGCGCGCGCTCGCGCGTGCACGAGTACGGCGGCGGCGCGTGGACGGTCGAGCGCGACACCGTGTACTTCGTCGACGACCGCGACCAGAGCGTCTTCGCGTGCCTGGTCGGCACGACGCCGCGGCGTCTCACCGAGCCCAGCGCTCGGCGCTACGCGGACCTCGTCGTCGACCGTCCGCGCGCGCGGCTGATCGCCGTCTGCGAGGAGCACCACGACGACGGCCGCGAGCCGACGAACACCCTCGTCGCCGTGCCGCTCGACGGCTCGTCGCGCGTCGAGACGCTGGTCGCCGGACACGACTTCTACGCCTCGCCGCGCCTGAGCCCGGACGGCACGCGCCTCGCCTGGCTCGCCTGGCGTCACCCGCACATGCCGTGGGACGAGACCGAGCTCTGGCTCGGCCGCGTCGCGGAGGACGGGCGCATCGTCGACGCGCGCTGCATCGCCGGCGGACGCGGCGAGTCGATCTTCCAGCCCGAGTGGTCGCCCGACGGCATGCTCTACTTCGTCGCCGACCGCACCGGCTGGTGGAACCTCTACCGCTGGAGCGGCGAGGAGGCGCAGCCGCTCTGTCCGATGCGCGCCGAGTTCGGATTGCCGCAGTGGAACTTCGGCATGACGACCTACGGCTTCGCGAGCGCGTCGAGCATCGTCTGCACCTACGCCGAGCGTGGCGAGTGGCGGCTCGCGCGGCTCGCGATCGAGAGCGGACGCCTCGAGCGCTTCGACGTGCCGTTCGTCGCCTTCTCCGGCCTGCGCGTGACGCCGCGCAAGGCGTACTTCGTCGCCGGCTCGCCGGCCGCGCCGTCGGCGCTGATCGAGCTCGACCTCGAGAGCGGCGCGCACCGCGCCGTGCGCGGCTCGTCGACGCTCGCCGTCGACCCGGCCGACGTCTCGATCGCGCAGTCGATCGAGTTCCCGAGCGCGAACGGCCGCACGGCGTACGCCTTCTACTACCCGCCCGCGAACGGCGCGTACGCCGGGCCCGAGCGCGAGCGGCCGCCGCTGCGCGTGCGCTCGCACGGCGGACCGACCGCCGCGACCGACGGCGCGCTCAAGCTGCCGATCCAGTACTGGACGAGCCGCGGCTTCGCGGTGCTCGACGTCAATTACAGCGGCAGCACCGGCTACGGGCGCGAGTACCGCGATCGTCTGCGCGGCGCGTGGGGCGTGGTCGACGTCGAGGACTGCGTCGCGGGCGCGCGCTACGTCTGCGAGCAGGGTCTCGCCGATCCCGCCCGCGCGACCATCAGCGGCGGCAGCGCGGGCGGCTACACGACGCTCTGCGCGCTCGTCTTCCACGACTTCTTTCGCGCCGGCGCGAGCCACTACGGCATCGGCGACCTGACCGCGCTCGCCGCCGACACGCACAAGTTCGAGTCGCGCTACACCGACTCGCTGGTCGCGCCGTATCCCGAGGGCGCCGAGATCTACCGGGCGCGCTCGCCGCTCTTCCACGCCGAGCGCCTGTCGTGTCCGGTGATCTTCTTCCAGGGGCTCGAGGACCGCGTCGTCCCGCCGGCGCAGGCGGAGGCGATGGTCGCGGCGCTGCGCGCGAAGCGGCTGCCGGTCGCCTACGTCGCGTTCCCCGGCGAGCAGCACGGCTTCCGGCGCGCCGAGAACATCCGCCGCGCGCTCGAGGCGGAGCTCTACTTCTTCTCGCGCGTGCTGCGCTTCGCGCTCGCCGAGCCGATCGAGCCGGTGGCGATCGAGAACCTCTGA